The Bacteroidales bacterium region NNNNNNNNNNNNNNNNNNNNNNNNNNNNNNNNNNNNNNNNNNNNNNNNNAGCGGGATATTCAGCACACCCATAACGCCAAAGCTCAACAGGGCAGTAATGGTAATGGGAACAGCCCCGATCAGCCCTATGGATATTTGTCTGAACATCAATGTAAGGAGTATCACAATTAATACCAGCGAGAGCACAAGGCTCTTAATTTGCCCTTCCAGGATCAGATCGGTAAAGACCAGCGACTTGTATCCTGAACCGGCATAATTAATGTCTACACCCAATTCCTGAAAATCATCTTCAAATTTTTCTATCCGGCTGATTGCTGCCTTCAACGATTTCGAATCATCTTCCTTAAGCTGGTATTTAAGATTGGCCTGGTTGTAATCGTAATTGACCTCCTTCCACAGATTGTCCGGGTCGCCCGACATCTCGTACAACAACAGATACTGGGCAATCAAATTTTGAGAGGAAGGGATCCGGTTGAACTTTTCCTTGTCGGCGTGCATCACCTTATTCATCCGCTCAATATAATCGGCCAGTGAAAAGGAACTGCCTACAACCTGCATGGAAGCCTCAACACGCTTTTGCATTTTACTCATCAGCTTCAATACTTCCGGCTCTTTGAAAGCATCATTGCGTTCCGCACTCAGGATGACATTTAATTTGGTGGTACCGCCAAATTTTTTATTGATGAATTCATCGGTTTGAACGATCTGGCTGTCATCTTCAAATTTATCCAGGAAGCTTGAATTGATCCAAACCTTCTGCAGTCCATAAAGGCTCAGAACGATCACCCCGGCAGTGATAACAAAAACCATTTTCTTATTATTCAGCACTCGATGTGTCCAGGATTCTGCCCATGGATGCCTGGTCTGCCGTGATGCTTTCTTCTTACCGGGAAATTTGGGTTTCCCAAAGGTTATGATACCCGCCGGTATGAAGACCAGGGAAAGTATCATAGCTGACATCACACCAAAGGCAGTAAATAGACCGAAGTACTTGATCGGGTAAACTTCTGAAGTCAGCAGGGATATGAAACCTACGGAAGTAGTCACCGAGGTCATCACCACGGGTTTCCACATGTTCTTAATCATGTCCCTCGTGCTTTCCTGCTTTGAAGCATCCGGGTGTTCCTTTTGATAGAGTTTCATGTGGCTGAACAGGTGAATCCCGTCTGCCACCCCGATGGCGATCAGCATGACAGGCACCATCGTGGTCACTGCATATATGGGAATGGACAGTGCCGCCATCAGACCGAAAGCCCAAATCACACTGAACAGTACCACCAATAGCGTTAAGACAGTAGTTTTGATGTTGCGCAGCGTGACATAAAGCACCAGGATGATCACCAGAATAACAATGGGCACCATTCGCTGCATGTCTCTGGGCCCCAGGTAAGCCATGGTTCCTTCCACAATGGGGGTACCTGCTACATAAAGTTTGTGATCTTTATCCTCGTAGCTATCTGCAAGGTCAAGCAGACGATGATAAAATTCCTGGGAAAAAGCATCGTCGCCAATCTCTGCTATGGCAAGAGTTACCGTCTCATCTGCCGAAACAATCTTTTCATTGATCATCTCATTGTCCCGCACTTTTTGCTTCAGGCTGTTAATCTGCTGCTGCGATTCCGGTACTTCCCTATAGAAAGGATTGACCTCCAGTCCCGATTCCGTACCAATGATGTTATCCGCTGTATAAAGAGAAGTGACATCCGATTTTTCAATTTCCTCAAGCTTTTGCAAATCTTGGGTCAGTGCCTTAACCATTTTCAGGGTTTTGGCATTGTAGATCCCTCCTTTATTTTCAATAGCTATAATGATCCCGTCTTTGATGTTGAAGATGGCTTCTGCCGAATCGCTGTAAACGAAAGCCGGGTGGTCCTGTGGCATGTATTCATCCAAATCGGTTTCCATACTGGTGTTGTTCTTCATTTCCATAAAAAAATACACCGATAATGCCAGGATCAAGGTGAGCACCAATACCGGCCAGCGAAGTGTAAAATTCATGATGCGTTTCATAGAGTTTATTTTTTCGTAAGTGAATAATTACTGATTTATTTTTAAAAAAAAATTTTGTTCCTAT contains the following coding sequences:
- a CDS encoding MMPL family transporter; this translates as MKRIMNFTLRWPVLVLTLILALSVYFFMEMKNNTSMETDLDEYMPQDHPAFVYSDSAEAIFNIKDGIIIAIENKGGIYNAKTLKMVKALTQDLQKLEEIEKSDVTSLYTADNIIGTESGLEVNPFYREVPESQQQINSLKQKVRDNEMINEKIVSADETVTLAIAEIGDDAFSQEFYHRLLDLADSYEDKDHKLYVAGTPIVEGTMAYLGPRDMQRMVPIVILVIILVLYVTLRNIKTTVLTLLVVLFSVIWAFGLMAALSIPIYAVTTMVPVMLIAIGVADGIHLFSHMKLYQKEHPDASKQESTRDMIKNMWKPVVMTSVTTSVGFISLLTSEVYPIKYFGLFTAFGVMSAMILSLVFIPAGIITFGKPKFPGKKKASRQTRHPWAESWTHRVLNNKKMVFVITAGVIVLSLYGLQKVWINSSFLDKFEDDSQIVQTDEFINKKFGGTTKLNVILSAERNDAFKEPEVLKLMSKMQKRVEASMQVVGSSFSLADYIERMNKVMHADKEKFNRIPSSQNLIAQYLLLYEMSGDPDNLWKEVNYDYNQANLKYQLKEDDSKSLKAAISRIEKFEDDFQELGVDINYAGSGYKSLVFTDLILEGQIKSLVLSLVLIVILLTLMFRQISIGLIGAVPITITALLSFGVMGVLNIPL